A window of Quercus robur chromosome 12, dhQueRobu3.1, whole genome shotgun sequence genomic DNA:
TTCAACTATCCTCAGAATGGGAAatgaaagcttttttttttgctcaaacaGCTGTGAGTGGAAGTGGGTACTCTCTGGCAGAGccctcctttaaaaaaaagtgtgacaAGGATTGAAATCACTTTGAGCAAATGGAGAAAAATACTTTTCGATAGTGAACAAATCCAAATTAGCAAGCTTTGGATTGAAATTCCTATAACAGTCAAAGATCCAAAAATGAACCAGTCAGTCCGCATGCTTGATGTCATGACACTCTGATACACAGGCGTGAGATCTATAAATGTACTTcctaacttttctttttcaataatgCTAGGGTTTGGCTTCCTATTTTTTTgagttgaaactaaaaaataggATAAACTAAGTATTTGATTTATATCCTTTACAACTTAATCTTTTACTGTCATGTCAATTTAGGTTCTGTTATTATCTCTTGaatggaaattaaaaaattagtctATTGCTATATCaacggaatttttttttttttttttagttgtttgtCACGTCAGTAATTTTCATCTAAGAGATAAGTacagagactaaattgacacaatattGAAaagttaggaaccaaattgaaatatagtgtaaatgATAAAAACCAAATTCATAGTTTATCCTAAAATATTATAGACGTATAATATGCATCACATATGACATAACCtcaatgaaaaatagaaaatagatacATCAATTTTCTAGAGTAGGTGATCGatgcaacaaaattagaaaagaCCGAGTCTTGAGTCATGACAATTGATATGGGAATTGTATGCAGTTAATAGAATCTTTTCTGCTTCAAATTAAGTGGTGGTCCTAGCTACTACTTGGAATGAAATCATTTCGAAAGCGAAAATGCATGAAAGAAATAATTAAACTGGTACAAGTTGTaggcaaaagaataaaaaaagaagggatTTTCATTATAAGTCATTTTTCTCTTCAAGTTGTCTCGGATACACCCAAAAACTCAATGTTGAATTGAATTCCATACAATGCTACACCAGAGGAAAACATCAAAACGTTAATACTCTCATCGAAGCCCTACGGGAAAATACTAAATAGAGGTTAAAACATAATTATATCACTAGacaaacaattatcaaacaTGGCTCTCTATAACACtttcccacccccccccccccccacactcttctatcttttttctttttttctctggAAAATGTCATACCTAACACTACTAATTAGAGAAAACCGGTAATGTACAACATGTACAAATAGCTTATGAGGtctatctttttttcttcactctGAAATCCTCCTTTCCCATGGCCTGCCTGGCTTGTGTCATTTTGTGAAGCAAAAGAGTTCCGATTCAATTCTTTccccaccctttttttttcaccctCAATTGGAGGAGAACCGGCATCAGTACCAAACCATCAAAACCCTCCAATTTTGGTACTAACTTTGCACTCGTTCACACTTGCATTAGAAATTGATGATTGAAGAAAGTGAAAATGTAGATGAAAAAATTTGATGGTCattcactatttttttactTCCTAGCTCCAACTAATGCCTAAGTGTCTAACTCGGCCAAATCATGATGATGATTGAGGCAAAAGTAAACGGATCGAGCAAAGGTGGGTATACATATGATGCCACCAATCATGCATGAATGTTTTACTCTCTCTCGACCGATTTTCTATATCTCAAACTCGACAAAAGTGAGCTAGCTAAGGTTGTAGATTTATGTTTTGCTTCCCTTTCCAATACCGTTCGATGTCCTCAGCTATTCTTTTCGCATCCTCTGACGCACCAAGAATTCCACGTTTTGTAAACCCCACTGCGTAGAGCCCACACTCGCCTTTCCAACCATTTGGAAATGGCCTTCGAGGCAACCCATCTTTCTCTGAAAACATTTGTCCCTCCTGACAATATAAGCCCATATAATCTCCTTTTCAGTCTATGAAACTAGGGTTAACATGtggaaggaaaataaaacaataagtaAATaagttcacaatatttttcacagaCATGACTCGTTGTAATTGATGCATAGTGTATAAAGGTAGTAAGTGATGATGCTACAACCGCAacagacaaataaaaaaagacattgGCTTAAAGAATCAAGGAACTAAAACTAGAATgaaaaagataaagaggaaAGGTACCTTTAGCCAAGAGGGTACATTGCTTCTGTAACCGGTTGCTAAAATAATGGCCTCAAAGTTCTCCATTTTTCCATCAACAAATTCCACAGCGTGACGTTTTAACCGCTTAATGCTTGGAAGCACCTAAACCAGTATTGAAAAAGTTAAgacttttgaaattatttagctTGAGAATAACTTCCGCATAAAGAATCAACTAAATTTGGGAACTACTTGGCACCCTCAAGAAATTATTCACTCCTAGGAGAGAAGTTCTCTCTCATCTTTAGAGGCAGTGTAGGCCCGTGGGATTGAATAGTTTCTCccactaaataaaaaaacttgaatttattgGTGAAAACAAAATGTATGGCTAGATTTAACAGTCTTTCTTAATAAGGCTGGAAAAAAGTTTCCAAAATTTGGAAAGGCTCAAAAAATTGTCATGCAAGTTAAAgtgaaaaacaataacaaaaattagcaAAAAGTTGGTGAAATgattcaataaaaagaaaagcaagtGTGCCATCCAGAAAAGCAAATAATAAGTACAATCATTTGACAAAAGGATAGTAAAATCTATGCAAAATTTGTGTTGGCAACAGGAAGTGAAATAAAGTGAGATATGATTTGATAAAAGGGAAGTACCTTAATGTCACCACTTTTGATTTTGGCAAGCGTTCCGACATCTAAGACTGGGGTCTTTCCGGACAAGTTTTTGAGTTCGAGGGGACCCAAGCTCGGCCGGTCCAATCCGAATCGAGAAGTGTCACCAAGAATGAGCCATGATACAATCAGCAGTAGCCGATCGACAAGGCGCATGGGCAGCCACTTGAGCAACCACATGGACAGCCCGAAAGTCGATTTTCCCAGCATCTCTCGTGGTAGGATGTGCACCTTCGAACCAAAAAAAGTTACACCCAAAAAAGCTTTAATAAAAATGGACCAAAAGAAACATAGAAAAGACATGGAGTTGATGTGTGTGAGGCCCTAATTATTTTGATAGGACTAGGAGGCCTAATTTGACTCTAAGCTATGTGATACTTTATATGCTTAATGGGGGTGGattgtgtttctttaaaaatactcaaaatcataatagggaagaagaaaaaggccAAAGTGGTTGTGTgattttgacaatatttttaACCTCCTACGTTTCTGAACAATATTGCGCATGCTTGAGAATTCCTAGAGAGTGAaggataaagaaaaaattgtctTTCCAAAAATGAATACagctactttaaaaaaaaataaaaaaaatcatcttttaaaacAAACTGTTGGAACTTGAAGTCACTAACTCTTAACAGCAATAAGCAGTTAACAAAACAGTCATAGTGAAATGAGTGTTCTACAtattgcacaaaaaaaaaaaatcaatagggATTATAATTGTATAAAACATGTTTGAAGAACCACATGAGTGTTTTAGACACTGAAAAAAGCCTTTCCCAacatttattttctctcttccttaattttgggaaaacttttgtaaacaaaaaaaaagaagaaacctaGAGAGATTTATACTGGCTTTTTCctagttcaataaaaaaaaagtccatgATTGGAGAGACAATAAGcggctaaaaataaaaagtgagcTTCTTGCTTTGGTGCgcgggagagagagagagagagagagagagagagagagagagagagaggacatgGCTATGAAATAAGAATACTTACCGAGTCTCTGACCACAATAGAAGGCTTAGCATCATGGTTGCAAAGATCCAAACAAACCTCCATGCCTGAATTCccacaacccacaaccaaaaCTTTTTGACTTCTAAACTCTTCCCCACACTTGTACAAACTAGTATGCTTTATAGACCCTCCAAATTCGTCTTCTCCTTCAATCTTAGGCGTCACTGGCTCTGCATTTTCTCCGGTGGCTGCGACTAACCAGCGACACACAATCTCTGTCATCTCACCATTTAATCCCTCACTCTTTACACGCCAAAGACCAAGAGTACAGTCATACTCCGCTTGTGCCACTTTCTCATTGAATCGTGGCTTGATATCAAACTCGTTGGCATAATCTTCTAGGTACTCTATAAATTGTTCCTTAGTAGGGTAAGTAGGGAAATCATTAGGAAACCCCATGAAAGGAAGCTCACAAAATTGCTTTGGTAAATGAACTCGAAGGCGATCATAGGTCTTGCGCTGCCACAACGAGGCTATGCAATCGGATCTCTCAAGAACAACACTAGGAACGcccttttttttgagagaagcCGCTACAGCCAAACCTGAAGGCCCTGCACCAATGATCACTGGCTCTGCACGATACTCGAATGGTGAAGACCATAACTTGTTGGAATCAGAATTAGTCTTCTCTAATAATAAAGGATCATGGGCTTGTTTTCCTTCTATCTCTCTCAAGTGATTGTTCCCCATATGAACAATGCAAGAACAGAACAAAATGGCTTTAGCTAGCTTGAGATTTTGTGTGCTTCAAGAGCTGGTTGAGCAGAAAAAGACTATATTGGATAAGCTGACTCTGTTCTGTGTGTCTCGCTATGACTCTAAAAGTGTGATCTTTTGAGAGGTCAAGGCTGAAATTTTGATTCAGTGACAAATTCCTCTCTTATCTAAAGGAAGATTAGGCTGGCGAGGAAATTCCTGGAAATTTGGAGTGGATTAGAAGGTCTTATCCACTTGTGAGAAttagtatttttggtttttattttgtgaaaaatctGTGTTGTTCAATGGAGAATTAAGCGGAGGCATGAACAACAACTACGGGGCTAATCAGCATTGAACATTAGCAGTAACACACACCCACAGAGAgagatagtgagagagagagagagagagagagagggagggatgGTGATATGTCTATATATATTCCTTTTGTTCACAGAGGACTTATATCATATGTGGGCAGTAATACGAGTGGACCTAAACAACTAGCAAATTTCTCAATATATGAATATTTCGAttgattattatttataatactaATATTATGATAAGCAAAGCTATAGCTATAGTTATAGTTCAACCCCTTAAATCGTGGAAAAAAGAAGTTTGATTGGGTGTGTTTTACATGAAATTGTTTCTCCTAACTCCTAAGAATTCTATTGTTTgacaaaatccaaaaataataggagtaaattttttctttctttctttctgttttgGAGAAGCAATAGGAGTAATATTTGATTAGTAAAAGTAgtcctttttatttatctagAAGATAGCTGGGGTGGTGATTATTTTTGATTCCGGACCAAGTTGGGCCAGgtggaatttgaattttaaccaATTGTCCACATTAGGTAAATTTGTCGAACGAGAAAAAAGTTTGTAATCGTGGGAGAGCACTTGAGAGACAGCTAAGAATTTAGTAAAAAGGTTTTACAAAATAGAGgacatttcaaatttttggaaTTCGAAATATGTAAGATATGACGATATTTTCCatcttcaaattttcaattgaaacaATTCCCATGTGTACTTGCGTCATTTGActtctgttttaatttttttttttttttttttataaaataaaccaCGGTTGAATTTTTAATGTTGAAATTGTAGTGGTCAAACTGATGGTGAGGATGCCCATGGTTTTAGCTTTTCAGACCTTGccaaaagaagtaaaaatatggaaaaattaaaagaataagtataatcacaaaaacaaatttcatattCTAAGGGTGACAAGCATGTTGTAAttggtgtataataaaaaagaaaaatgttacaATTTTTACTTCAAAAAGCTTTTAAATTGATATGTCAAGAATATGATTGATGTGActtaaacaacataataaatagatgtatagattacttttttgtgattagtgACAGGCCTATTTATAATTCttgtatagtaaaatttgttacatCCCAACatcacttgtaaaaaaaattgtaaaacttattGTGTCTATATCGTTGctaaaataaaatggtaaattacaacttacccacctacagtttgaccgaaatttaagttacctacctatggtttgaaatttgacattttacccacctaaaatctaattgaaatttaagttgtctacttGTAGTTTGAAGTCCTATGATGCAGTGTTTAGCTAGATTCTTTTTAATAtcatttgatcttgtatttttgtgttttttgagaaaagaaacataaaagtgaAGCAAAATCACATATTTAGCAGTATTTTTAACAGAGGtgagtaaagtgtcaaatttcaaaccacaagtaggcaacttaaatttccgTCAAACCACGTATAGGTAAGTGgtaatttgcccaaaaaaatagagaagaatggCATATATAGTAGAGCTCAACATGACAGTGGGGGCAATAgtaatagtaatagtaatagtaatagtaataCATACACTAGTACTGTTGGAATTGCGAGGTGACGGTTACCAAAGTTGGCTATGGGAGCACCGGTGACAATGGTGCTAGTGGCAACTGGCACGGAAGTGGTGAAAATATGGTCAATTTTCTAGATGCCGTAGCAATGAGTGGAAACATATATAATGTGGTTGTGTGCTAATGACTTGGTCACTTGGTCACTTGCTACTTACTAATAATAGTGACTGTCTATGATTTCCTTAGAGTTTGGTAAGTAAGGAAGTTCATGCTCCAAGTTGGGGAAACATACATTATTACAAAATCCACGGTTACAAGTGCGAACTGTTGGTGAAAGGATGATTATGGAATCATACATAAGTAGCTCATATGGTGGGGCACAATGTTTATGAACGGTGAGctctttgatttgatttgagatACAGAAAATCTTATTACACACTTGTTATTGCATATTACACATTCTCACACATTCTCTTTTGAGTTTTTGAAATCGTAACAcgatttcacaattttaactgtaattgtgtttttaaacaTAATTTCAGTCTATATAATAATGTGTGCATAATAAATGTGTAATAGAGAGTGTGTGGCTATCATATATTACTAGAGATATGAAGTCACCTGATACATGATTTATACAAGTGAGATCCTACATTCAAATTATCTAACAGTCCTAAAAAGAGAGCTGTTCGCCAAAGGAAAATATTAGTACAATTAAAGGTATTTGATGGGTATAAATGTAAAGCTTATGAATATCATTTGGAGATTTTAACATGAttctattatgaaaatttttaaaattctattctATTA
This region includes:
- the LOC126709571 gene encoding indole-3-pyruvate monooxygenase YUCCA6-like, yielding MGNNHLREIEGKQAHDPLLLEKTNSDSNKLWSSPFEYRAEPVIIGAGPSGLAVAASLKKKGVPSVVLERSDCIASLWQRKTYDRLRVHLPKQFCELPFMGFPNDFPTYPTKEQFIEYLEDYANEFDIKPRFNEKVAQAEYDCTLGLWRVKSEGLNGEMTEIVCRWLVAATGENAEPVTPKIEGEDEFGGSIKHTSLYKCGEEFRSQKVLVVGCGNSGMEVCLDLCNHDAKPSIVVRDSVHILPREMLGKSTFGLSMWLLKWLPMRLVDRLLLIVSWLILGDTSRFGLDRPSLGPLELKNLSGKTPVLDVGTLAKIKSGDIKVLPSIKRLKRHAVEFVDGKMENFEAIILATGYRSNVPSWLKEGQMFSEKDGLPRRPFPNGWKGECGLYAVGFTKRGILGASEDAKRIAEDIERYWKGKQNINLQP